A region of Malaciobacter marinus DNA encodes the following proteins:
- a CDS encoding TorD/DmsD family molecular chaperone has product MEKIVKDCEELSKAYDLLRILFFNQWTSENVTSFKIKSNDLNMDLKNSNFIQLIEKLNNNMVNEARWDYNRLFIGPEKPLAMPFESSYRLDENLLMGKFTYQVRDYYSEVGIEVQDLNHFPDDFVGFEFQYLYYLSLLIVESYKIDNIDEVNKFLKIRKEFFNKHPKAWINNFSEDIIINSKQTILKEFGIFIKEIMKKEENFLKNVA; this is encoded by the coding sequence ATGGAAAAGATAGTTAAAGATTGCGAAGAATTGTCAAAAGCCTATGATTTATTAAGAATACTTTTCTTTAATCAATGGACAAGTGAAAATGTAACTTCCTTTAAAATAAAATCAAATGATCTAAACATGGATCTAAAAAATAGTAACTTTATTCAATTGATTGAAAAGTTAAATAATAATATGGTAAATGAAGCAAGATGGGACTACAATAGACTATTTATAGGACCTGAAAAACCTTTAGCTATGCCTTTTGAATCTTCTTACAGATTAGATGAAAATCTACTTATGGGAAAATTCACTTACCAAGTAAGAGATTATTATTCTGAAGTAGGAATTGAAGTTCAAGACTTAAATCACTTTCCCGATGATTTTGTAGGATTTGAATTTCAATATCTTTACTATTTATCATTATTAATAGTTGAGTCATATAAAATTGATAATATAGATGAAGTAAATAAATTTCTTAAAATAAGAAAAGAGTTCTTTAATAAGCATCCCAAAGCTTGGATTAATAACTTCAGTGAAGATATAATAATTAATTCAAAACAAACAATTTTGAAAGAATTCGGTATATTTATAAAAGAGATTATGAAAAAAGAAGAAAACTTTCTAAAAAATGTAGCATAA
- a CDS encoding peptide-binding protein — MKKIILLILFSFNFLFASTLNLSISSSPSRLNPILSNDSASSQISQWLFNGLLKYDKHGNIVSDIAKKFYFQTDTKLIIELKQGVLWHDGVEVTAKDALFTYETIKNPKVYTSIASNYKKVKSVEVLDKYKLQIEYKEPYFKALEIWLIGLLPYHLLKDEKDLMTSKFNKNPIGTGPYKLNSLKNSSDIVLNANEKYFEGKPKIDKIHYKFYPDTTTSFLMLKQQKLDVSSLTPIQIDRQVNKEFYKNYQIIEEPAFSYTYMAFNLKNKKFQDIKVRKALSLAINRQEMVDILFFGHGKVCNGPFLPGTFAYDESIKPIKQDIKKAKELLKEAGYDKNNPLEFELTTNTGNDIRINAAQILQHQLKKVGVKVKIRVLEWQAFLNTVVHPRKFETLLLAWSLPLMPDAYPIWHSNSQEIGRFNFTSYKNKELDELIEKGAKTINKKELSKIYKKIFRQITNDLPYLFLFIPNSITVVNKDIKNIEPTFLGIMHNQIHWEKINKE; from the coding sequence ATGAAAAAAATAATTCTTTTAATTCTATTTAGTTTTAATTTTTTATTTGCAAGTACATTAAATCTTTCTATTAGCTCAAGTCCTAGTAGATTAAATCCCATATTATCAAATGATAGCGCAAGCAGTCAAATTAGTCAGTGGCTTTTTAATGGATTATTAAAATATGATAAGCATGGAAATATTGTATCTGATATTGCAAAAAAATTCTATTTTCAAACTGATACAAAACTAATAATAGAACTAAAACAAGGTGTTCTTTGGCATGATGGAGTTGAAGTTACTGCAAAAGATGCTTTATTTACATATGAAACTATTAAGAATCCTAAGGTTTATACTTCAATTGCTTCAAACTATAAAAAAGTTAAAAGTGTAGAAGTTTTAGATAAATATAAACTACAAATAGAGTATAAAGAACCTTACTTTAAAGCTTTAGAAATTTGGTTAATTGGTCTTTTACCTTATCACCTTTTAAAAGATGAAAAAGATTTAATGACAAGTAAATTTAATAAAAATCCTATTGGAACAGGACCTTATAAACTAAATTCATTAAAAAACTCTTCAGATATTGTCTTAAATGCAAATGAAAAATACTTTGAAGGAAAACCTAAAATTGATAAAATACATTATAAATTTTATCCTGATACAACAACATCATTTTTAATGTTAAAACAACAAAAACTAGATGTTTCTTCTTTAACTCCTATTCAAATTGACAGACAAGTTAACAAAGAATTTTATAAAAATTATCAAATAATTGAAGAGCCTGCCTTTTCATATACATATATGGCATTTAATCTAAAAAATAAAAAATTTCAAGATATAAAAGTTAGAAAAGCACTCTCTTTAGCAATAAATAGACAAGAGATGGTTGATATTTTATTCTTTGGTCATGGTAAAGTTTGTAACGGTCCATTTTTACCTGGAACTTTTGCTTATGATGAGTCTATTAAACCTATAAAACAAGATATAAAAAAAGCAAAAGAGTTATTAAAAGAAGCAGGTTATGACAAAAATAATCCATTGGAGTTTGAATTAACAACAAATACAGGAAATGATATAAGAATAAATGCAGCTCAAATTTTACAACATCAACTAAAAAAAGTAGGAGTAAAAGTTAAGATTAGAGTATTAGAATGGCAGGCTTTTTTAAATACAGTTGTTCACCCAAGAAAATTTGAAACACTTCTTCTTGCTTGGTCACTGCCTTTGATGCCAGATGCATATCCTATCTGGCATAGCAATTCACAAGAAATAGGAAGATTTAATTTTACAAGTTATAAGAATAAAGAGCTTGATGAGTTAATAGAAAAAGGCGCTAAAACTATAAATAAAAAAGAACTTTCTAAGATATACAAAAAAATATTTAGACAAATAACCAATGATTTGCCTTATTTATTTTTATTTATACCAAACTCAATTACTGTTGTTAACAAAGATATTAAAAATATTGAACCAACATTTTTAGGTATAATGCACAATCAAATACATTGGGAAAAAATAAATAAGGAATAA
- a CDS encoding HAD family hydrolase: MKENNIILFDLDGTLIDSTTAIISCFRHTFDELAYDFQGEDEDIKKLIGYPLDIMYKDLGVDDLKVWDFVDAYKQKYKTVSIEQTKLLEEVIECLDFASKFARLSIVTTKTALYTTPLLKHLNILDYFEHITGRENVENPKPHPEPILKTLDLMNYDEKKHNVWMIGDTKLDLICAQESKVNSVGVLCGYGEEAELKEYTNFITKSSFDAVKLISNICK, translated from the coding sequence TTGAAAGAAAACAATATTATATTATTTGATTTAGATGGAACATTAATTGATTCAACTACTGCTATTATAAGTTGCTTTAGACATACTTTTGATGAACTTGCATATGATTTTCAAGGAGAAGATGAAGATATTAAAAAATTAATAGGTTATCCCCTTGATATTATGTACAAAGATTTAGGGGTTGATGATTTAAAAGTTTGGGATTTTGTTGACGCATATAAACAAAAATATAAAACTGTTTCGATAGAACAAACAAAACTCTTAGAAGAAGTAATAGAGTGCCTTGATTTTGCATCAAAATTTGCTAGACTTTCAATTGTTACTACAAAAACTGCTTTATATACAACTCCTTTATTAAAACACTTAAATATTTTAGACTATTTTGAGCACATAACAGGTAGAGAAAATGTAGAAAATCCAAAACCACATCCTGAACCAATTTTAAAAACTCTAGATTTAATGAATTATGATGAAAAAAAGCATAATGTATGGATGATTGGAGATACAAAACTAGACTTAATTTGTGCACAAGAATCAAAAGTTAATTCTGTTGGTGTCTTATGTGGATATGGAGAAGAAGCAGAATTAAAAGAGTAT